The genomic segment GGGATCAGGTGAAGGAATGATACTGGGCGGAGTGTAAGTATATTGCGCTTTGGTGTGTTTTCCCACTGCCTGGATGGAGATGTTTACTGACTTGAGCTGTTGGTACGTGGACTGACTCTGCTGCCAGACCCCAGCACCAGACCATGCTGTAAGGTGTTATGGCGTTTCATTAAATCAAGTTATTGCCTCTGGACTTGTGATTGCGAGCACAGAAATTCTTAACTTACCAGCATGATCATGTGGAACTTCTGACATTTCCCTGGAAAATTGGAATAGTGCGGTACCATAAAACAGGAAAATAATTTGGTACTGCAGTGTTGACCTGCAGAATAATATTTGCTCGTTTCCCTGAGTATCCTCTTGGTGAACATTTAGGGGCAGCTTGCTGTTGTGTACTGCAAGTAATTTCAGACAGTAGACATGTCACGTTTGTAAATTCAGCCAACATAAGTCTTCCTAGAATTTGACAgtagagaacatagaatagtacagcacagtacagacacttcggcccacaatgttgtgccgaccctcaaaccctgcctcccatataaccccccaccttaaattcctccatatacctgtctagtagtctcttaaacttcactagtgtatctgcctccaccactgactcaggcagtgcattccacgcaccaaccactctttgagtaaaaaaccttcctttaatatcccccttgaacttcccaccccttactttaaagccatgtcctcttgtattgagcagtggtgccctggggaagaggcgctggctatccactctatctattcctcttattatcttgtacacctctatcatgtctcctctcatcctccttctctccaaagagtaaagccctagctcccttaatctctgatcataatgcatactttctaaaccaggcagcatcctggtaaatctcctctgtaccctttccaatgcttccacatccttcctatagtgaggtgaccagaactggacgcaatactccaagtgtggcctaaccagagttttatagagctgcatcattacatcgcgactcttaagctctatccctcgacttatgaaagctaacaccccataagctttcttaactaccctatccacctgtgaggcaactttcagggatctgtggacatatacccccagatccctctgccctccacactaccaagtatcctgccatttactttgtactctgccttggagtttgtccttccaaagtgtaccacctcacacttctccgggttgaactccatctgccacttctcagcccacttctgcatcctatcaatgtctctctgcaatctttgacaatcctctacactatctacaacaccaccaacctttgtgtcgtctgcaaacttgccaacccacccttctacccccacatccaggtcgttaataaaaatcacgaaaagtagaggtcccagaacagatccttgtgggacaccactagtcacaatcttccaatctgaatgtactccctccaccaccaccctctgccttctgcaggcaagccaattctgaatccacctggccaaacttccctggatcccatgccttctgactttctgaataagcctaacgtgtggaaccttgtcaaatgccttactaaaatccatatagatcaaatccactgcactaccctcatctatatgcctggtcacctcctcaaagaaatctatcaggcttgttagacacgatctgccctgcacaaagccatgctgactgtccctgatcagaccatgattctctaaatgccatgATTCTCTAAAGAACCGGCAGAAGCCCCAATGAAGATATCTGCTTCACCGTTAGACTCCGGAGATTCTCCTGTAGCTGGCAGGGGTCTAATTTCACTTTGTAGTTAGAGAAGTGCAGCCAGGGCAGACCAGTCAGACAGACAGTCAGAGGTGGAGTAGTCACTGGATGATGTTCTGATGGACAGGATCTACCAACATTTGGATCGACAGTCTGATAAGGAATCAACATGGCATTGTGCATGGAAAGTTGTGTTTGAAAAGCTAAGTAAAAATATAAATGAGGATAGGGCAGGGAATATGGTACATCGGACTtcagcaaagcctttgacaaggcgccacatGGCAGATTTGTCCAGAAGAGTTGGTCCCATGCAGTCCAGAGAGAGCTTATTAGATGGGTTCAAAATTAGCTTGGAggaaggaagcaaagagtggtggTTGAAGGTTTCTCCTCAGAATATGGTGACACAtgagaaagaccataagaccattagacaaaggagcaggatttagccatttggcctgtcaagtctgctccgcaattcaatcatggctaatcctttcctctccctcctcagccccagtccccggccttctcccagtAAACATTGATGATGAGTTCAGTCCAGAACCTATGAAGCTCTGCCTTAGACACCCTCAAGGAccaagcctccacagctgcctgtggtaacaaattccacacactcacaaccctgcggttaaataaattaatctgcgTTTCTGTTTGAAATGGACACCActgtatcttgaggctgtgccctcttgtccgagactcctcACCATTGTCGGAGATTTCCccaacattctttccacatctactctgtctaggcctttcaacatttgaaaggcatCAATGAGATACCacatcatccttctgaattcctgtgagtacagacccagagctgtcaaactTTACGcccatgataaccctttcattcccagcatcattcTTGTGACTCTCCCCTGacccctttccaatgccagcacatcttttcttacagGAGGAGCCCaaactgtccacaatactcaaggggaggcctcaccagtgccttttatagcctcagtatcacatccctgctcttgtattctagacctcttgaaatgaatgctaacattgcatttgccttcctcaccatcgactccacctgcaagttaatctttgggTAGTTCTGCACAACGACAtgaagttcctttgcatctcggattttaggattttctccccatttataaaatagtctgcacatttatttctactagcaAAGGTGCATGACcacgcattttccaacattgtatttttgtTTGCTACTCCCTTACTCAttctcccattctcctaatctgtctaagtctttctgcagcctactATTTCCCCAACACTGCCTGCCGCTCCactaatctttgcatcatctgcaaacttggcaacaaagccatctactccatcatctaaatcattgatatgcagcacaaaaagaagcggtgccaatattgacccctgcggaacaccactactcactggcagtgaaccagaaaaaggatccctttattcccactcactgccttctaccaatcaaccaatgctctaaacacgccagcaacattcttgtaataccatgggttcttaacttggtaaggagcctcatgtgtggcaccttgtgaaaggccatctgaaagcacaaaaaaaaattctctgcaTCCCCTTTAAAGAGTTGGGAactttattattaattattttatataaatgATGAGATTGCGAATCACAAAGCTTGAACAGTCGGCTTGCAGTTGATACAAAATTAGGAGTGCTGCTAATAGTGAAAATTATTGTCGATTGTAAGGAATAATGATCGGTTTGGGAAATAGGCAGAGAAGCCGTAAATAGATTGCAATACAAATACTTATTGGAAGTTTCGGAAAATGAAGCAATGTAGTACCGATGATGTGTGTGGTAGGGCACAAGGTAGTGTTAAGGGCCTGAGTACTACAGGGTAGAAAGAAAGATGTTTGGCTTACTGCCCTTCATAGGTCAGGTTTGAGAAGACAGGCTAGGATGTCCTGTGCAGTTGAATCTGCGAGGCTGTGCTTGGAGTACTTTTATGGAAAAGTTGTGGTTAAACAGGAAAGAGTGTACAGAAGATTTACGATGATGTTGCCAAGACTAAAGGTATGATTTACAGGAAGTGGATGATAGGCTAGGCCTTTACTTCTTGGAAGACCGCATAATGAACTGAAACTTTAGAGACATACTTAAAAATATGAGAGACAGAGATAAGTTCAACGTTAAATCTTTTCCTAGGCTCAGGGGAGACCAAAACTGGGGTAATAGATtaaggatggggtggggggggggaatggaaatGTTTTAAAATGGACATGAGCGGCAATGTTTTCGTACAAAGGCTGGTGATTATGTGGAGTGAGCTACCGGGGGATGTGGATAAGGAAGTTacgatattatcatttaagaagcagtgcagatgggcagatggagtggagggatattGACCCATTACGGGAAATTGGGACCATCACGGCCCTCACTGTGTTCGATGTGGTCTCCGTATACTGAAATATCTGGATCCATGCTCCATTGCTCCATGACTATCAGTAGAATATACCAGAAGGTACTGAACAGGCATAGGGACATGGTGTGGAAGTTGATATTAACGGGGAATGCTCGATCATAAGCCAACTGCTGCTCTGATGCAGGATGGAGATATTGTCATATTTGCAAAATAAATGTACTCACACTGTTTGCTTATTGTGTAATTCACAGCATCACCAGCAGGTGGAACATTGCTGTACTGGGACCAAAGAAGGCGATAAGTGACAATCAACAGtcgtcagtcagaatcagaatggacACAGGTATGATTACTGGGATCATTATAATTAAACCTCTATCCTGTTGGCACACAGTTCTTCAGATGAAGATGCCAACAGGGCTCAGCAAAATGTCCTCATTGATCCCACTGGTAAAGCGACCTTGAGTAATCAATCAATCCATTAGTTCCAGTGCAAGGACTCTGACACCGATAATGGTTGAATCACTCCGCTCACCATGCAAAGCTTCACCTGGTGAAAGGAGCAGGAGGTCCTTAATCAGATGGATGTGATTGAAACATAGACAGGAATGTGGCTGTTCTGCTTGAGCTAACAGTCCAAGGAATAGTCAGTCTGTTTCATCATCATACAGGCCCTGATGTGGAAGACGACTCCAAATCCCATTTCACAAATCTGGCACCAGATTATTGGAGTATTTTCAAGAGTTCTGGGATCAAGCGATATGAATACAGTCGCGTTTTGGAAGGGCTTTTGTGGCTATTGCTCAGGGGAGATGTGGAGAGCTTCCTGAAGTATTTTCTGTGGCCTAGTTAGAAAATACTTCCAAGGACGAATGACCCATTAAAAAGCTCATTGAGGATAAGCCATGCTAACAGATATTTAATCTGTTATAATGTTTTAATAAGCCAATAAACACACAAAAACTCAGATCCTGGAAATTCAGAACAGCAgtcgcacgcaaaatgctggagaaaagcaGCTAGTCCGGCAGCATCCATGTAAATGAATAGAACTCTACGTTTTGAGCCGAACCTCTTTAAAAGGACTGGCTGAGAAAAGTCAGTTCTCATGAGGGGCTCAGCCACCTTGGACAGTCCATTCAATCTGGCTGTACATCTCCTCCCAGTGTATGGGCACAGACAGAACAGCACGTGTTGAGGACCaggaaggtatggtcaagggagatgGAGGAGTGCACATAGGACATATAAGACGTGTATGCTGAGGGCTGGATGTGACCATGAGAAATAGGCGCAGAATTTGGGCAATCGCCCTGTCAGGACTTCTCCATCACTTCAtcctggctgattcattttccctctcaaatttattctcctgctttctccctgtaagtgTCCACACCCTGACTGATGAACCTATAaccatctgctttaaatacacccaatggctttgCCTCCACAAGTGCTTGTGGCAGTGAATTCATCAGATTCACAACCGTTtgtttaaagaaattcctctccatatccattctaaaTTGACTTGCCTCTATTCCggggctgtgctctctagttccaGACACCCTCTATTGGAACCACCTTCTCGATATTGATCTATATATGTCTTCACCCCTCGTTCATTTAAGCTCCcgtgagtactggcccagaggccatcctcatatgataacccattCATTCACGGTGTCATTGTCATGATCTTCCTCTGGACATTCTTCAGTATCAGCACATCCTTCTGAGACGGGTAACAAAACTGTTCATGAAACGCTAAGTGAGTCCTAACCCGTGCCTTATAAATATTCCTCATTGCATCTATGCCtatacattctagtcctcttgaccTGACTGCTAACATTGTATGTCCTTCCTCACGACTGACCCAATCTTCAAGACGaattccaagtccttctgcacctcaaatttgcctgtttagaaaatagtctgtttttcttccttcttaaaaaaaaaaagtgcatAATCATTCTCCTCAGCTCTTCAAAGTAACTccatctgcagcctccctgctttctAAGTACTATTGCACCTCCCCCTATATTTGTATCATCTCCagacttggccataaagccatcaattccctcTGTGCAAGCATTGGTATATAATGTGAGAAGAAGTGTTCCCAACACTGCCCCATGTGGGACATCACTAATCTCTGGCAGCCAGCTAGAAAAGTCCTCATTTATTCACAGacgttgcctcctgccaatcaaccaatcttCTCTCCATGCTAGTACTGTATAATTCATTTAATACTGTGgcctcatcttgttaagcagcttcctgTACGCCATTCTGGCTTCTGAAAaccacaacatccaccaattctcctttgcctatcctgcttattatttcctcaaagaattgcatcaGTTTGTTCAGGCAAAATTTTCGCTTTAGAAAACTATGATGACTTTGGCACATTTTATATCGTGCCTCcgtgtaccctgagacctcacccTTAAGAATcaactcccaacatcttcccaagcattgacgtcaggctaactgactgAAATTTTCCTTTATTCTGCTTTCCTCCATTTTTGAAgtatggagtgatatttgcaaatttccagtcctccagaaccatgccagcatCTAGTGATTCTTTTATGGTCGTTACTAATCCCTTCACAATCTCCTATTGTTCAGAGGTACAAGGTGGAATCTGCAGCGACAGGGTCTCTGGCACAGCCGGCTGCTGAACGATGATGCTGTTTCATAAAAATACTTTACTTTTACCATTATAAACTTAAATTAATAAGTAAACTCAAAAagtatgtttttttaaattttcaatatTGATATACACATTATGCATACTACTAAAAGGCATTTGAGACCAcccagttttcaggccatgtaaacatcccctgctcagagcaatggtccGTCCATACGGCTGTTTAAAACAAATGGAGGGAAAGTTGCTTGCAAATTTTTTGAGGTACTGTGAAGAGcctgctgactggctgcatcaatatCTGGTATGAAGGGCCACTGCATAGGATCAGGGATAACTCTGCACACTCAGTCAGAAACATGTACGTGGCATCAAGGTCACCTTCAAAAGACGATaccttaaaaaaaaaaggacattatccatccccatcacccaagacattcACTCTTCTCACTTCCATTAATGAGGATATAtgggagtctgaagacacatactcaaaaCTTTTAGAAACAACTTCCCCTCTGTCATTACTGGAATAGAGCGTGTTATTCCTCAGATTCAGAACAGCCGCGGAGGAAATCCAGTAAGTCATCGGCCGGTGAACCCCGTATCAGTGGCAAATGAACGTGGAGAGACTTCCCAGGGGATCGTTCTACTTGTATCTTTAATCCTGGTCAGCACGGTGTTAGCGGACAAGGTCATGTTTTGTACAGTTGATTGATATTTAGGAGGAGGACTGATGAAGGGAGGACAGTGAATTTTGCATACAGGGATGTTAGTGAAACTTTCAAAATGGCCCTCGTGACAGACAAATGATTAAAGCACATCAGATGCTTGGAGACGTGCAAAATTGTCTTGGCCACACAAAacaggtattggtgaggccgggaggtctgtgagcagtggtgctctgcaaGTTTCAGTGATGTCTGCTGTCTGTGACAGTGTCAATGACTGGCAAACTCGAATGACTCTGATTCACACATTTACAGAAGATACAGAACTTGGTGGAGCTATGGAAGTTAGAAACATCTGTGAAAGGACACAGTAGAATATTGACCATTTATAACTATGAACAGAGACATAGCAGGAGAATTGATGTACAGAGCGATTTGTGGGTACTTGTGCATATCTCAATGAAAGAAACAAAAATGTAGACCAATTGTAAAAACAAACTGTAGCATCAGTCAAAAGTTGAGCACAAATGTAGGAAAACCATGCTGTTGCTGTAAGGAACTTTGATTGGGGCACAACTGCAGTTTGTGTGGAGCTCTGGTTTGTACATTAAAGAAGAAAATGGAGACTCCGGAGAAGGTGCAGAACAGTGCTGTGTGAATTAGAGGATCAGACGTAAGGGGAGACTGGTTTGCGGAGTATATAAAACTATCAGAGGCACGGATCACATGGACACTCAATGTGAAACTCATAACCAAAGGGCACGAGTTCATGTGAGGGGGTGGGAGGGGCGATTGTGTAAATGATATTTATGATGCAGCTTTTCCACTGGGAGTGATCACTTAAGAGATTTTAAAATAAGCAAATAGACATGCAGGGACTCAAGTTATAGAGGCCATGAGCATGCAGATAGTAGTGGATCAAGCTGACATCATGGTCGACACAGACATGGTGACACAAAGtgtgtgttcctgtgctgtactattccatgttctatgtcaTTTCACAGATCTGAACTCCGTTATCTCCACCTTCTTGTCGAATTGTGATGATCACCAACTGTACCAGTTGACGAGTTTCTACATGGAGCGACTGGAGCAGGCGATTGAAGAGAGTGTGGAGGGTCTCGGCTTCATGTTAATGGGCAAGGATCACTTCACGGGACGAGAGTATCACGTAAGTGGAAGGGAGACTGACAGATTGAGAGTAGGTTCTTCAACAGACTGACAGACCCGATGTAAGCAAACAGGTCTGTGTGGGTCAGCAAGGCAGCCCGGGGCTGCAGTCACGCTGAGCCTTTATGCAGTAGATACAAACAATGACTGACAGCTGACTGTTGGTCATGTGACATGCGATGGGGACTGCCAGTGGATAGGGAATATATTAATCCGTCTGTCTTTCCAGCACGTTTCCAATGCTTGACCTCACTGGCCAGACAAGCGTTTCCTTGAACACTCATGGAATTCCACAAtcaatgtgctgatccatgctgtaagctcatctgccttccctacaatactccttgcattgaaataatacGCATAATTCACCATGTTCATCCTTTAGTGTCTTGACTTTGTCGGCTTAACTACATATTTCCAaaacaaccactccactatccacTCTGGTTCTTCATCCCCTTGCAAGTCTAGTTTAACCTTTCCCattaccgcccccccccccacccccatgcagcGCTAACAACCCTTCCCGCAAAGGTatcagttcccctccagttcaggtgcaaaacgATGTATGTACAGGTATCATCTCCCTTGGAGGAGAGCCCGATCATCCAAACATCTGAAGCCCTCTGTCATGCACCATCTCATCAGCCACATGTTAGACTGTATTATCGTCCTATTTCTGGCACGTGGTATGGGTAGCAATCCCGAgaacacaaccctgagatcctgCGCTTTAACGTAGCACCTAAATCCACGAACTCACTTTCCAAGACCTCATCACCCTTCATTAGTAAATCATTGGTACAGATGAGGTCAAAGTCTGTTCAGCCTCCATCTTATGAATGTTGTGGACTTGATCCAAGATTTCCCTGACattggcaacataccatctgggaatttcATTTTCATCACGGACCCTTCTGTCTGTTGTCCTAACCATTGAACCCCCATCACTTCAGCTCAGCCCatctcaccccttcccttcttAGATTAAAAGCCAGACTCACTACCGGAGACCTGATTGCAATGGCTTTCCTGTGCTGGGTCATAcccacttcccccacccccctccacaGTACACGGTATACCTGTTATTGAGGTAAGGGACCACATAGgttttctgcacctgctgcccaTCCTCTCACCCCAGCCTGGctgtcacccacacacccctgtccTGCACTTTGGGTATAGCTCCTTATCTCATCTGGTAGGAGAAGCATTCCACTGTTCTGTATTGTCAAAAATCTCTAAATCTTCCATAACTCCTCGCCAAAGCCTCTCTGACACAACGCTTCAACTCCCCACTCTTAACTACAGCCACTCCGCTTAAACCAAACTACTTTTTACTGGCCCTTACCAAGTGCAAAATTAGCCCGCAGTCCCGAATGACCCAGCTCACCTTTTAAAGCCTTGCTCCCACAGCGCACACTCCAGTTACTCTTCTCAATCAGTGGCGTTTAGAACCTGCTGGGTCAGTCCATCTTCAGGGTAGATTTGTAGCCATCCCTCCGCTCCTCAATATATTCCCCGTTGTTCATTACAGAGCGTGACTAAGCTGGCGGAGAAGGGAAACCGAGCGGGCGCTTCCAAACTCCTCCTGGATCTGGTGATGAGGAAGGGCTCCGGGgcccggagggtgatgtgggaatcCTTCGTGAAACTACATCACCATTTACCGAAGCTGAGCAGAATATTGGATGAAATTCGGGAACGTGGTACGGTGAACAATACACTATGTGTTACTGATATAAATGCTGATGAATttacagtgttacacagaacagacTTCATGCAGGTTAATCTGTTTGAACAGGTGATGCCCAGTTCGCCTACATGGACACAGAGTGGGGTTTATCTGAAGTGCCCACGCATCTGAAAGGTAAGCGATGTAACAGAAATCTCAGAGTCTGTTTCATTCTGGGAGTCTGAATACCTGTCTTTTGCTACCTGTTTAGAGACTGTCAGAACCTGGGAGAAGGGTTTTTGTTGCTGTGGCTGGAACACAGGAAACCATTTGCATTTTTCACAACATCCGGCACCTTCCAGGTCTCAGCCTGTGCACCCAGAGGCCTCTGAGATTCATAAACAGATGCGCCTGTCTGTAACACAGCAAACCTTGGCGATCCCCATTACCCAGCGCCGAATATCCCGAGATCTAGCAAAGCTGAAACCAGCCAGTTCTATTTGGATCATCCAACTCTGGCAGAGGAAGTCTCACACCTCAGAGTTTATGCACCAGCTCCCCAGAGCAGAGGGGACTGTAAAGATGTGATGGGGATGTATTACCTGAGTTCATGTACCAGCTCCCCAGAGCAAAGGGGACCGTAGAGGTGCACTGGGGATGTATTACCTGAGTTCATGTACCAGCTCCCCAGAGTAGATGAGACTGCACTGGtactctggggggtggggggggaggggaggaggaggagggtgctCTATCGTGACTGGCTCAACCTAGAGCAGGAAACAGGAATAGTGTTCCTTTTCCATGACTCAGTACTGACAGCTTAAACCTAAAGGAGTGTCAGGAGCATCAGGTCCATTGTGAGAGAAGTGAAAACAGGAAGAGCAAGTGAatcgctccccccccccactgtcaccccctgtggTGTTGCACAGTTCAACGGAGTCTGAGCAGTGAAACCAGCCTCTCCACACAACACTCCCCTCTCCAGAATCACGTGTGCATTTGGTGCTCGCTGCAACACCGGGAAATCTGCAAACTATGAACAGAGGGGAGAGTGGTGCCTTTAACAGCGAATCTGAATATGATCAGAAATGTTTTGGGGCCATCATTCATTTTCAGACGCTCTACCTCTGAGCTCCCAATTTCACCCAAACAATGTCTttaataagtttttttttaatttggaaaaataTGTTTGGTGTTCTGTGTTCTTCAGGGATTGACAACCTATTTCTGTACGTCCTCAGATGTTCGACAGAAACATAtggagactctgcgggcacagactgaaacactgagagtgaacacgatcctgatgagggagaaggtgaaggttttccagctggttgatcgacacgctgagctcacggtcatttctactgttcgagatcggagactggtggaacatgagctgctggcaagaggcagagaccacgaggagtggagagaaaaacatcTCCGCAGAGAGCTGGAAAAAATCCGGACGGATCAGTTATTCAAGAGGAGTTTTCTTCAAAAATTGAAGAGTTCtttctatggaaagaaatatggGATTtcggcagcagtggccggagtcccagggatcgggaaaacaacaatggtacaaaagattgtttatgactgggccacgggGAAAATATACAAACAATTCCattttgtcttcagtttcaaattccgagATTTAAACTCCATTACCTGCAGAATAAACCTGAAAGAACTGATTCTGCATCAATATCCCTACTTTGGGAATATCCTGAGAGAGATCTGGAAGAACCCTGAGAGATTGTTGTTTATATTCGATAGTTTGGATGAATTCAAGCACAGAATCAATTTTGCTGACAGTCAGGGAGACACAGAAACTCAGAACACATGTACAGATCCTGAATTCCGGTGCaaggtgtctgacattgtgtacagtttaatccagcacaagctgctcccagggtgttcagtgctggtgaccacccgcCCCACTGTGTTACATTTATTGGAAGAGGCTGAGATCagtgtctgggctgaaatcctgggttttgttggtgaggaacggaaggaatatttcatcaggcattttgaagatcagacggtggcagtagctgttttcaaacacgtggaggagaacgagatcctgtacaccatgagctacaacccctcctactgctggatcctcgctctggcactgggccccttcttcacacaaagagtcagggacccgcagCGAGTACCCAAGACTATCACCCAACtatattcctactatatttacaacatcctgaaaaaccactgccttgagattgagaacccccgtgatgtgttactcagggttggtcagatggccttcagaggagtgtcTGAGAAGAAGGTTGTGTTTACAGATGAAGATTTAATCAACTATAATCTGCgaccttcccagttcctgtccggattcctgatggagcttttggagagagaggattctgcccggtgtgtggtgtacacattcccacacctcaccatccaagagtttgtagctgcacTCGCACAATTCCTGAATCCACCTTCTGGGaacatcctgaaattcctcactgagGCCCACAACACAACAGATGGGcgatttgaggtatttctccgttttgttgctggtctctcctccccaatgacagctcggggcctggaggagtttcttGGTCCATTCCCTCATGaaacaacctgccgggtgattgactgggtgaaggaggaggttaaacgTCAGAGTGGAAACACATGGAGTAATgctggtaaaaggagcctcctgagcacattgcactacctgtttgagtctcagaatcgtggactggctcaggACACGCTGGGATCagtggaaacactttcattcagtgAAATGACATTGACCCCAattgactgcgcggtcctgtctcatgtcattGGACTCTGTGATACAATGAAACAACTTGACCTGGTTCGctgccacattcagtgtgaaggaatccagcgaCTGAGACCAgggctgcacaagtgccaggAGTTGAGGTAACAATTTAATTGTCTCAAGGCTCTGAATTGTAAAATTACactcatttatttacttatttatttatttgtttgtttatttattgagctcCAGTGACTTGCTCCCCACCCCCCGCCACAAATCTGTCCAGCAGCCCAATCCAATTTCTGCGCAGCGCACATTGGGTTTGTGTATTGCAacccttctccagcccctcaGTGAGTGACGGTGCCCTATCCTACCCGTGGGTGGGAGACACAGCTGCTTCCTCAGATCAATCTCACAAAATTTTATTTTGCTAGTTGCTGTTCATTTTCATGActtatcagaatcaaaatcag from the Mobula birostris isolate sMobBir1 chromosome 13, sMobBir1.hap1, whole genome shotgun sequence genome contains:
- the LOC140206833 gene encoding NACHT, LRR and PYD domains-containing protein 3-like isoform X2 — translated: MDTDLNSVISTFLSNCDDHQLYQLTSFYMERLEQAIEESVEGLGFMLMGKDHFTGREYHSVTKLAEKGNRAGASKLLLDLVMRKGSGARRVMWESFVKLHHHLPKLSRILDEIRERGDAQFAYMDTEWGLSEVPTHLKDVRQKHMETLRAQTETLRVNTILMREKVKVFQLVDRHAELTVISTVRDRRLVEHELLARGRDHEEWREKHLRRELEKIRTDQLFKRSFLQKLKSSFYGKKYGISAAVAGVPGIGKTTMVQKIVYDWATGKIYKQFHFVFSFKFRDLNSITCRINLKELILHQYPYFGNILREIWKNPERLLFIFDSLDEFKHRINFADSQGDTETQNTCTDPEFRCKVSDIVYSLIQHKLLPGCSVLVTTRPTVLHLLEEAEISVWAEILGFVGEERKEYFIRHFEDQTVAVAVFKHVEENEILYTMSYNPSYCWILALALGPFFTQRVRDPQRVPKTITQLYSYYIYNILKNHCLEIENPRDVLLRVGQMAFRGVSEKKVVFTDEDLINYNLRPSQFLSGFLMELLEREDSARCVVYTFPHLTIQEFVAALAQFLNPPSGNILKFLTEAHNTTDGRFEVFLRFVAGLSSPMTARGLEEFLGPFPHETTCRVIDWVKEEVKRQSGNTWSNAGKRSLLSTLHYLFESQNRGLAQDTLGSVETLSFSEMTLTPIDCAVLSHVIGLCDTMKQLDLVRCHIQCEGIQRLRPGLHKCQELRLGGNKLGDSGVKLVSEALRNPECKIQKLGLNNVSLTDSGAKDLTSALSTNRSLIELVLSDNELGDSGVKLVCMALGDPECKVQTLWLNNVSLTDSGAKHLTSTLSTNRSLTELVLNDNKLGESGVKLLSEALRNSDCKIQQLCLGGVSLTDNGAKDLTSALSTNQSLMVLNLESNLLTDLSVPALCRFVQALPTLEHIRLLRNQFSQAGEKKLRSLQESKSGLRVFL
- the LOC140206833 gene encoding NACHT, LRR and PYD domains-containing protein 3-like isoform X1, whose amino-acid sequence is MVDTDMVTQSVCSCAVLFHVLCHFTDLNSVISTFLSNCDDHQLYQLTSFYMERLEQAIEESVEGLGFMLMGKDHFTGREYHSVTKLAEKGNRAGASKLLLDLVMRKGSGARRVMWESFVKLHHHLPKLSRILDEIRERGDAQFAYMDTEWGLSEVPTHLKDVRQKHMETLRAQTETLRVNTILMREKVKVFQLVDRHAELTVISTVRDRRLVEHELLARGRDHEEWREKHLRRELEKIRTDQLFKRSFLQKLKSSFYGKKYGISAAVAGVPGIGKTTMVQKIVYDWATGKIYKQFHFVFSFKFRDLNSITCRINLKELILHQYPYFGNILREIWKNPERLLFIFDSLDEFKHRINFADSQGDTETQNTCTDPEFRCKVSDIVYSLIQHKLLPGCSVLVTTRPTVLHLLEEAEISVWAEILGFVGEERKEYFIRHFEDQTVAVAVFKHVEENEILYTMSYNPSYCWILALALGPFFTQRVRDPQRVPKTITQLYSYYIYNILKNHCLEIENPRDVLLRVGQMAFRGVSEKKVVFTDEDLINYNLRPSQFLSGFLMELLEREDSARCVVYTFPHLTIQEFVAALAQFLNPPSGNILKFLTEAHNTTDGRFEVFLRFVAGLSSPMTARGLEEFLGPFPHETTCRVIDWVKEEVKRQSGNTWSNAGKRSLLSTLHYLFESQNRGLAQDTLGSVETLSFSEMTLTPIDCAVLSHVIGLCDTMKQLDLVRCHIQCEGIQRLRPGLHKCQELRLGGNKLGDSGVKLVSEALRNPECKIQKLGLNNVSLTDSGAKDLTSALSTNRSLIELVLSDNELGDSGVKLVCMALGDPECKVQTLWLNNVSLTDSGAKHLTSTLSTNRSLTELVLNDNKLGESGVKLLSEALRNSDCKIQQLCLGGVSLTDNGAKDLTSALSTNQSLMVLNLESNLLTDLSVPALCRFVQALPTLEHIRLLRNQFSQAGEKKLRSLQESKSGLRVFL